A genomic region of Magnolia sinica isolate HGM2019 chromosome 6, MsV1, whole genome shotgun sequence contains the following coding sequences:
- the LOC131249606 gene encoding cysteine-rich receptor-like protein kinase 44, translating to MEKYVKDAPRASLVRKDQLPYAMLGEGGFDPVYKGKLMDGQEITVKGEEKMLVYEYVHNTSLDSFLFDPIKCLELNWERRNKIIIGIARGLVYLHEDSD from the exons ATGGAGAAGTATGTGAAGGATGCTCCAAGAGCTTCATTAGTTCGCAAGGATCAG CTGCCATATGCCATGCTTGGTGAAGGTGGCTTCGATCCCGTTTACAAGGGGAAGCTAATGGATGGTCAGGAAATAACAGTGAAAG gagaagagaagatgCTTGTCTACGAATACGTTCACAACACCAGCCTCGACTCCTTTTTATTTGATCCAATCAAATGCCTAGAACTTAATTGGGAAAGACGAAACAAGATCATCATAGGGATCGCTCGAGGTCTTGTTTATCTCCATGAAGACTCAGATTAA